A window from Branchiostoma lanceolatum isolate klBraLanc5 chromosome 9, klBraLanc5.hap2, whole genome shotgun sequence encodes these proteins:
- the LOC136442398 gene encoding membrane-spanning 4-domains subfamily A member 8-like encodes MAGFPYGSARGLGGMQIFLGLAAMGLGSGDLVMGLTASRYASRYFFNFSILGTGIWTGLFFLIAGSLAASIREGRTAGCKIGAAQTMSLLNTFIFAPGLTGVTAMSVIWSYNEMVHGSYDIYGNYVYIYPGFRLMFYLEITLAVVGGLEFIFSIATASVCCCGGPYDQPAVNQVVPMPMMAFPTTMQQPVAPAPRPSYGFAERPGTSWNTGGPTTSVPPSGATGGDGQMVTLPAAELGVLYAKANNGAE; translated from the exons ATGGCCGGTTTCCCGTACGGCTCTGCCCGAGGGCTGGGCGGTATGCAGATCTTCCTGGGGCTCGCTGCCATGGGACTGGGGAGCGGTGACCTTGTTATGGGTTTAACAGCCAGCAGATACGCAAGCCGTTACTTCTTCAACTTTTCCATCCTGGGCACCGGTATCTGGACGGGCCTTTTT TTCCTGATAGCTGGCAGCCTGGCAGCTTCGATCCGGGAGGGGCGAACTGCGGGTTGTAAG ATCGGCGCCGCGCAAACCATGTCCCTGCTTAACACCTTCATCTTCGCACCTGGCCTGACTGGAGTTACAGCAATGAGCGTTATCTGG AGCTACAATGAAATGGTGCACGGCTCTTACGACATCTACGGCAATTACGTCTACATCTATCCCGGGTTCCGTCTGATGTTCTACCTGGAGATCACCCTTGCCGTTGTTGGAGGGTTGGAGTTCATCTTCTCCATAGCGACGGCTTCTGTGTGCTGCTGCGGTGGTCCGTACGACCAGCCTGCTGTTAACCAG GTTGTCCCGATGCCAATGATGGCTTTCCCCACTACTATGCAGCAGCCTGTAGCACCTGCACCCAGGCCGTCATACGGCTTTGCTGAAAG GCCCGGGACTTCCTGGAACACGGGCGGTCCTACCACCTCCGTGCCACCGAGCGGGGCCACAGGAGGCGACGGGCAGATGGTGACCCTCCCCGCCGCCGAGCTCGGCGTGCTGTACGCTAAAGCCAACAACGGTGCCGAGTAG
- the LOC136442473 gene encoding membrane-spanning 4-domains subfamily A member 12-like: MASFPYGAARGLGGMQIFLGLAAMGLGIGDVVIGVSTNRAIGYWFRLYMLGTGIWTGLFFLMAGSLAASISEGRTVGCKIGAAQTMSLLNAIVFAPGLVTVAAISAVLVISSYLLSLTLTIHVGITRLA; this comes from the exons ATGGCCAGTTTCCCGTACGGCGCTGCCCGAGGCCTGGGCGGCATGCAGATCTTTCTGGGACTCGCTGCTATGGGTCTGGGGATCGGCGATGTGGTCATAGGTGTTTCTACCAACAGAGCCATCGGTTACTGGTTCAGACTCTACATGCTAGGCACCGGCATCTGGACAGGCCTATTT TTCCTGATGGCGGGCAGCCTGGCAGCCTCTATCAGCGAGGGGCGAACGGTGGGATGTAAG ATCGGCGCCGCCCAAACCATGTCTCTGCTCAACGCCATTGTCTTCGCACCTGGACTGGTTACAGTAGCAGCCATAAGTGCTGTCTTGGTAATATCTAGCTACCTGTTAAGTTTAACGTTAACAATTCACGTCGGCATCACTCGCCTTGCATAA
- the LOC136441745 gene encoding myoneurin-like: MATHPPYVHRLMSSGLQRRLNQQRLAGQYCDLTIRVRDGSFHLHRCVFAAFSSYITQMDSSSQSLLIELPALTCRGVQPLVSFLYTSKLQLDSDNIFEVYTAAGYLHLQEAIKDCVDFLQKVKKQTASSEGQGDVLEATSTSRSEDGSETADPTAVVSASPHPSTVTCSPAGPSEAESGSPVIKIEDSGSCTGWEEFAGLEDLRDNTETEQIVSAEHGITEARAENLDQETNSLDKKQFSVSKQSFPEAESLDTRDDLSMALPHQYIVVNPEDQHRQNTGMDTAVSASTDNMLGPSVSMVGPHVVDNPTSYSVADASNPGYTYVYGPALMHAGASSGVNAGHNGSECICPLCGCGFSRKSTLKVHMRTHTGEKPYHCSMCPARFSVKCNLKQHVKSMHLRDRPFKCDLCPADFTQRQRLVRHVSEYHHA, from the coding sequence GACAATACTGTGACTTGACCATCAGGGTGCGGGATGGGTCGTTCCATCTTCACAGATGTGTGTTTGCTGCCTTCTCCTCCTACATCACCcaaatggactcttccagccaATCCCTTCTCATAGAGCTCCCAGCCCTCACGTGCCGAGGTGTCCAGCCCCTTGTTTCATTCCTCTACACCTCAAAACTACAGCTGGATAGCGATAACATCTTTGAGGTGTACACGGCAGCCGGGTACCTCCACCTTCAAGAGGCAATCAAAGACTGCGTCGACTTTCTCCAGAAAGTAAAGAAGCAGACGGCAAGCTCGGAAGGACAAGGGGACGTCTTAGAGGCCACAAGCACAAGTAGAAGTGAAGATGGTTCGGAGACGGCAGATCCTACGGCTGTTGTCTCTGCTAGCCCACATCCCTCCACAGTCACCTGTAGTCCTGCAGGTCCAAGTGAAGCAGAATCAGGGTCCCCGGTTATAAAGATTGAGGACTCAGGAAGCTGTACAGGCTGGGAGGAGTTCGCTGGGTTAGAGGACCTTAGAGACAATACAGAGACGGAGCAAATTGTATCAGCAGAGCATGGCATTACAGAGGCAAGGGCGGAAAACTTGGACCAAGAAACAAACAGCTTGGATAAAAAACAGTTCTCAGTCAGCAAACAATCATTCCCTGAAGCAGAGAGCTTAGACACAAGAGATGATCTGAGCATGGCACTGCCACACCAGTACATAGTCGTAAACCCTGAAGACCAGCATAGACAGAATACTGGGATGGACACTGCTGTCAGTGCAAGCACAGACAACATGTTGGGCCCCAGTGTCAGCATGGTAGGTCCACATGTTGTTGATAATCCTACATCATATTCCGTGGCAGATGCATCCAACCCAGGCTACACATACGTGTATGGCCCTGCTCTTATGCATGCCGGAGCCAGCAGCGGTGTGAATGCAGGGCACAATGGAAGCGAGTGCATCTGCCCGCTGTGCGGGTGCGGGTTCAGCCGGAAGTCGACCCTGAAGGTGCACATGCGGACGCACACGGGCGAGAAGCCGTACCACTGCAGCATGTGTCCCGCGCGCTTCTCGGTGAAGTGTAACCTGAAGCAGCACGTGAAGAGCATGCACCTGCGCGACAGACCGTTCAAATGTGACCTGTGTCCGGCCGACTTCACGCAGCGCCAGCGGCTCGTACGACACGTCTCTGAGTACCATCATGCCTGA
- the LOC136442645 gene encoding uncharacterized protein, with protein sequence MAAFPYRAVRGLGALQIFLSVVAFSLGIGDLVMGSASRWQTYSGFRVFYLGTGIWTGLLFMVAGSLAASIGEGRTAERKIGAILTMSLLNTIIFAPGLIGVSIAGFAQSSYDLRYSNGYVGFAVTYAQEITLTVVGFLEWILSVVTVTVCSRSNAYDQRTVNQVGPTSMQVVPMSTKTDGKTAHRPSYGYDNERPGPSLNTDRPSTSTLPGLPKELSEKMVTNLAPEIGIRHVRKPSSANVDEEC encoded by the exons ATGGCAGCGTTCCCGTATCGCGCTGTCCGCGGACTGGGCGCGTTGCAGATCTTCCTGTCGGTAGTTGCCTTCAGCCTCGGGATCGGAGACTTGGTCATGGGCTCGGCATCCCGATGGCAGACCTATTCAGGCTTTAGGGTATTCTACCTCGGTACAGGCATCTGGACTGGCCTATTG TTCATGGTGGCAGGCAGCCTCGCAGCTTCGATCGGTGAAGGGAGAACTGCCGAACGTAAG ATCGGCGCCATACTAACCATGTCCCTGCTCAACACCATCATCTTCGCACCGGGGTTGATAGGTGTTTCAATTGCTGGTTTTGCACAG AGCTCCTATGACCTTCGCTACTCGAATGGCTATGTCGGATTTGCGGTGACGTATGCTCAGGAGATCACCCTGACTGTGGTTGGCTTCCTTGAGTGGATTCTGTCCGTAGTGACGGTCACCGTGTGCTCCAGGAGCAACGCGTACGACCAGCGGACCGTCAATCAGGTAGGGCCTACTTCAATGCAG GTGGTGCCGATGTCCACGAAGACAGATGGCAAAACTGCACACCGCCCGTCATATGGTTATGATAACGAACG ACCCGGACCATCCTTGAACACGGACAGACCTAGCACCTCTACGCTGCCGGGCCTGCCCAAAGAACTAAGCGAGAAGATGGTGACCAACCTCGCCCCTGAGATCGGCATTCGGCACGTGAGAAAACCGTCATCGGCCAACGTGGACGAGGAGTGTTAG